In Streptomyces chartreusis, the following proteins share a genomic window:
- a CDS encoding amino acid ABC transporter ATP-binding protein codes for MTDVSVAKEDVAATGDLVVLKNVNKHFGALHVLQDIDLTIARGEVVVVIGPSGSGKSTLCRTINRLETIDSGAIAIDGKPLPAEGKELARLRADVGMVFQSFNLFAHKTVLENVMLGQIKVRKTDKKKAEEKARALLDRVGVGTQADKYPAQLSGGQQQRVAIARALAMDPKVMLFDEPTSALDPEMINEVLEVMQQLARDGMTMIVVTHEMGFARSAANRVVFMADGKIVEEAVPDQFFSNPRSDRAKDFLSKILHH; via the coding sequence ATGACCGATGTATCGGTGGCCAAGGAAGATGTGGCCGCGACCGGCGACCTGGTCGTCCTGAAGAACGTCAACAAGCACTTCGGCGCGTTGCACGTGCTGCAGGACATCGATCTGACGATCGCCCGCGGTGAGGTGGTCGTGGTCATCGGCCCCTCCGGGTCCGGGAAGTCCACCCTGTGCCGCACCATCAACCGCCTCGAGACGATCGACTCCGGCGCGATCGCCATCGACGGCAAGCCGCTGCCCGCAGAAGGCAAGGAGCTGGCCCGGCTGCGTGCCGACGTCGGGATGGTCTTCCAGTCCTTCAACCTCTTCGCGCACAAGACCGTGCTCGAGAACGTGATGCTGGGGCAGATCAAGGTCCGCAAGACGGACAAGAAGAAGGCCGAGGAGAAGGCCCGGGCGCTGTTGGACCGCGTGGGTGTGGGTACCCAGGCGGACAAGTATCCCGCACAGCTCTCCGGTGGTCAGCAGCAGCGTGTGGCCATTGCCCGGGCTCTGGCCATGGACCCCAAGGTCATGCTCTTCGACGAGCCCACGTCGGCGCTCGACCCGGAGATGATCAATGAGGTCCTGGAGGTCATGCAGCAACTCGCTCGCGACGGCATGACCATGATCGTCGTCACCCACGAGATGGGCTTCGCCCGCTCGGCCGCCAACCGGGTGGTCTTCATGGCGGACGGCAAGATCGTCGAGGAAGCCGTACCCGACCAGTTCTTCAGCAATCCGCGCAGCGACCGCGCGAAGGACTTCCTGTCCAAGATCCTTCACCACTGA
- a CDS encoding sensor histidine kinase, which translates to MRTRLLPLLIVLMAAVLLALGVPLGISLASAQQQNVVVDRIDDTAYFAAIARPAADVTSGSRDDLRILSRELESYYDVYGIRAGVFLPNDTPLANGPTTWFLPETGEVRDAFEESLLSRRSHDPKQVWPWQRGRLVVASPVIRDGDVVAVVVTDSPTGEMRSRILNGWLIIAGGLTAAMLVAVGAALRLTGWVLRPVRVLDVTTHEIASGRLKSRVAVASGPPELRRLARSFNEMADNVEDVLEQQRAFVADASHQLRNPLAALLLRIELLAFELPEGNEEIASVQAEGKRLAQVLDDLLDLALAEHTAADLRLTDVGALAAERVAAWAPTAEAKGVRLVGNCPPTTAWADPVALSSALDAVIDNAVKFTPEDESVEVTVTSVGAMSTIEVADHGPGLTDEEIARIGDRFWRSGRHQNIKGSGLGLSISRALLSAGGGTISYGHHEPRGLRVTVTVPRSGPSA; encoded by the coding sequence GTGCGCACTCGACTCCTTCCGCTGCTCATCGTTCTGATGGCGGCCGTGCTGCTCGCGCTCGGCGTGCCGCTGGGCATCAGCCTCGCCTCGGCCCAGCAGCAGAACGTGGTCGTCGACCGGATCGACGACACCGCCTACTTCGCGGCCATCGCGCGGCCCGCCGCGGACGTCACCTCCGGCTCCCGCGACGACCTGCGCATCCTGAGCCGGGAGCTGGAGAGCTACTACGACGTCTACGGCATCCGGGCCGGCGTCTTCCTGCCGAACGACACGCCGCTCGCCAATGGACCGACGACCTGGTTCCTGCCCGAGACCGGTGAGGTGCGCGACGCCTTCGAGGAGTCCCTGCTCAGCCGCCGCAGCCACGACCCCAAGCAGGTGTGGCCCTGGCAGCGCGGGCGTCTCGTGGTCGCCTCGCCGGTGATCCGGGACGGCGACGTCGTCGCGGTCGTCGTCACCGACTCGCCCACCGGCGAGATGCGCTCGCGGATCCTGAACGGCTGGCTGATCATCGCCGGCGGTCTCACGGCCGCGATGCTGGTGGCCGTCGGCGCCGCCCTGCGGCTGACGGGCTGGGTGCTCAGGCCGGTGCGCGTACTGGACGTCACCACCCACGAGATCGCCAGCGGCCGGCTGAAGTCACGGGTCGCGGTGGCCAGCGGTCCGCCGGAACTAAGGCGGCTGGCCCGGTCGTTCAACGAGATGGCGGACAACGTCGAGGACGTGCTGGAGCAGCAGCGCGCCTTCGTCGCCGACGCCTCGCACCAGTTGCGCAACCCGCTCGCGGCGCTGCTGCTGCGCATCGAGCTGCTCGCCTTCGAGCTGCCCGAGGGCAATGAGGAGATCGCCTCGGTGCAGGCCGAGGGCAAGCGCCTCGCGCAGGTCCTGGACGATCTGCTCGACCTCGCCCTGGCCGAGCACACCGCGGCCGACCTGCGGCTGACCGACGTCGGCGCGCTGGCCGCCGAGCGGGTCGCGGCATGGGCGCCGACCGCCGAGGCCAAGGGGGTCCGGCTGGTCGGGAACTGCCCGCCCACGACGGCATGGGCCGACCCGGTCGCGCTGTCCAGCGCGCTGGACGCGGTGATCGACAACGCGGTGAAGTTCACGCCGGAGGACGAGAGCGTCGAGGTGACCGTCACCTCCGTCGGCGCCATGTCGACGATCGAGGTGGCCGACCACGGTCCCGGTCTCACCGACGAGGAGATCGCCCGCATCGGCGACCGCTTCTGGCGCAGTGGCCGCCACCAGAACATCAAGGGCTCGGGCCTCGGCCTGTCGATCTCCCGAGCGCTGCTCTCGGCAGGGGGCGGCACCATCTCGTACGGCCATCACGAGCCGCGGGGGTTGCGGGTGACGGTGACGGTGCCGAGGTCGGGACCGTCCGCCTGA
- a CDS encoding response regulator transcription factor yields MRLLLVEDDNHVAAALSAVLARHGFDVTHARSGEEALQALVPEGNGFGVVLLDLGLPDQDGYEVCGKIRKRTSTPVIMVTARSDVRSRIHGLNLGADDYVVKPYDTGELLARIHAVSRRTAPEDTGPGGEGVLRLGAVHIELPTRQVSVDGSVVQLTRKEFDLLALLAQRPGVVFRREQIISEVWRTSWEGTGRTLEVHVASLRAKLRMPALIETVRGVGYRLVAPAS; encoded by the coding sequence ATGAGACTCCTCCTCGTCGAGGACGACAACCATGTCGCTGCCGCGTTGTCCGCGGTGCTGGCACGGCACGGCTTCGACGTCACGCACGCGCGCAGCGGCGAGGAGGCCCTTCAGGCGCTCGTCCCGGAGGGGAACGGCTTCGGCGTCGTCCTCCTCGACCTCGGCCTGCCCGACCAGGACGGATACGAGGTCTGCGGCAAGATCCGCAAGCGCACCAGCACGCCGGTGATCATGGTCACCGCGCGCTCCGACGTCCGCTCCCGTATCCACGGCCTCAACCTCGGGGCCGACGACTACGTGGTGAAGCCGTACGACACGGGGGAGCTGCTCGCCCGGATCCACGCCGTCAGCCGGCGCACCGCGCCCGAGGACACCGGGCCGGGCGGCGAAGGCGTGCTGCGCCTGGGCGCCGTGCACATCGAACTGCCCACCCGGCAGGTCAGCGTCGACGGCTCGGTCGTCCAGCTGACCCGCAAGGAGTTCGATCTGCTCGCCCTGCTGGCCCAGCGCCCCGGGGTGGTCTTCCGCCGGGAACAGATCATCAGTGAGGTGTGGCGCACGAGTTGGGAGGGGACCGGGCGCACTCTTGAGGTGCATGTGGCGTCCCTGCGCGCCAAGCTGCGCATGCCGGCACTGATCGAGACCGTACGGGGAGTCGGCTATCGGCTCGTCGCCCCGGCCTCGTAG
- a CDS encoding glutamate ABC transporter substrate-binding protein, producing the protein MKLRKVSAAAAAALVLSITATACGGDGDSDSGSGSGGGDKIKIGIKYDQPGLGLKEPDGSFSGFDVDVATYVAKELGYEPDQIEFVETKSADRENALARGDVKLIAATYSITDERKEKVDFAGPYLLAHQDLLVKSDSDITEATDLNGKKLCSVTGSTSAQNVKNDFAPKANLTERGGYSECIAALQSGAVDALTTDDSILAGYAAQEQYKGKFKLAGLKLSNENYGIGVKKGDTETVNKVNAALEKMVSSKAWDKAVADNFGPADYKNEPAPKIGNIVQ; encoded by the coding sequence ATGAAGCTCCGCAAGGTCTCCGCCGCGGCTGCCGCCGCCCTCGTCCTCTCCATCACCGCCACGGCCTGTGGCGGCGACGGCGACAGCGACAGCGGGTCGGGTTCCGGTGGTGGCGACAAGATCAAGATCGGCATCAAGTACGACCAGCCCGGTCTCGGCCTGAAGGAGCCCGACGGCTCCTTCTCCGGCTTCGACGTCGACGTCGCCACGTACGTGGCCAAGGAGCTCGGCTACGAGCCCGACCAGATCGAGTTCGTCGAGACGAAGAGCGCCGACCGTGAGAACGCGCTCGCCCGTGGCGACGTGAAGCTCATCGCCGCGACGTACTCGATCACCGACGAGCGCAAGGAGAAGGTCGACTTCGCCGGCCCGTACCTGCTGGCCCACCAGGACCTGCTGGTCAAGAGCGACTCGGACATCACCGAGGCCACGGACCTGAACGGCAAGAAGCTGTGTTCGGTGACGGGCTCCACCTCGGCGCAGAACGTCAAGAACGACTTCGCCCCGAAGGCCAACCTGACGGAGCGTGGTGGCTACTCGGAGTGCATCGCCGCGCTGCAGAGCGGCGCTGTGGACGCCCTGACCACGGACGACTCGATCCTCGCCGGCTACGCCGCGCAGGAGCAGTACAAGGGCAAGTTCAAGCTCGCCGGCCTCAAGCTGAGCAACGAGAACTACGGCATCGGTGTGAAGAAGGGCGACACCGAGACCGTGAACAAGGTCAACGCCGCCCTCGAGAAGATGGTCAGCTCGAAGGCCTGGGACAAGGCGGTCGCCGACAACTTCGGTCCGGCCGACTACAAGAACGAGCCCGCGCCGAAGATCGGCAACATCGTCCAGTAG
- a CDS encoding TAXI family TRAP transporter solute-binding subunit → MSKALDRISRSRAAQAAVAGVVALGLLLWWLLPLGEDPPSGTITFSTGTRAGVYQEYGELLRNELAKDMPQLKVKLLTSAGSQENVERVATGKADFTIAAADAVDSYKMSGRPVTDRLRGVARLYDDYVQLVVPPDSDIRSVADLKGKRVAIGLPNSGVRLIATRVLEAAGIDPEKDITPRSDGIDTGPKRLGHELDAFFWSGGVPTDGLEKIAESSAFRFVPIDADLVAKVHAQGDTAHFYRATNMPESAYPTVQNGDTVATIAVSNLLITRKDMDPRLTEWLTRTVIKSRDGIGAHVHSAQLVDLRTAIYTDPLALHDGAQRYYRSVKP, encoded by the coding sequence ATGTCCAAGGCACTCGACCGCATCAGCAGGAGCCGGGCCGCGCAGGCCGCGGTCGCCGGGGTCGTGGCCCTGGGGTTGCTGCTGTGGTGGCTGCTGCCCCTGGGCGAGGACCCGCCGAGCGGCACGATCACGTTCAGCACCGGCACGCGCGCGGGGGTCTACCAGGAGTACGGCGAGCTCCTGCGCAACGAGCTCGCCAAGGACATGCCGCAGCTGAAGGTGAAGCTGCTGACGAGCGCCGGCTCGCAGGAGAACGTCGAGCGCGTGGCGACCGGCAAGGCCGACTTCACGATCGCCGCCGCCGACGCGGTGGACTCGTACAAGATGAGCGGCAGGCCCGTCACCGACCGGCTGCGCGGTGTCGCGCGCCTGTACGACGACTACGTACAGCTCGTCGTCCCGCCGGACTCGGACATCCGCTCCGTCGCGGACCTCAAGGGCAAGCGGGTGGCCATAGGGCTGCCCAACTCCGGCGTACGGCTGATCGCCACCCGGGTGCTGGAGGCCGCCGGCATCGACCCGGAGAAGGACATCACGCCCAGGTCGGACGGCATCGACACCGGGCCGAAGCGGCTGGGGCACGAGCTCGACGCCTTCTTCTGGTCGGGCGGCGTACCGACGGACGGACTGGAGAAGATCGCCGAGTCGTCCGCGTTCCGGTTCGTGCCGATCGACGCCGACCTGGTCGCCAAAGTGCACGCGCAGGGCGACACGGCGCACTTCTACAGGGCGACCAACATGCCGGAGTCGGCGTATCCGACCGTGCAGAACGGCGACACGGTGGCGACGATTGCCGTCTCCAATCTGCTGATCACCCGCAAGGACATGGACCCCCGCCTCACCGAGTGGCTCACCCGTACGGTGATCAAGAGCCGCGACGGCATCGGCGCCCACGTCCACTCCGCCCAGCTCGTCGACCTGCGCACGGCGATCTACACCGACCCACTGGCACTGCACGACGGGGCTCAGCGGTACTACCGCTCGGTCAAGCCGTAG